The following coding sequences lie in one Aspergillus puulaauensis MK2 DNA, chromosome 3, nearly complete sequence genomic window:
- the pmt1 gene encoding protein mannosyltransferase 1 (CAZy:GT39;~COG:O;~EggNog:ENOG410PFPS;~InterPro:IPR036300,IPR016093,IPR027005,IPR027004, IPR003342,IPR032421;~PFAM:PF16192,PF02815,PF02366;~TransMembrane:12 (o58-74i105-123o143-165i172-189o201-219i231-250o256-274i286-310o614-632i652-672o678-697i718-739o);~go_component: GO:0016020 - membrane [Evidence IEA];~go_function: GO:0000030 - mannosyltransferase activity [Evidence IEA];~go_function: GO:0004169 - dolichyl-phosphate-mannose-protein mannosyltransferase activity [Evidence IEA];~go_process: GO:0006493 - protein O-linked glycosylation [Evidence IEA]), translating to MAPQSKNTLDVRPTRASSRSPSRSPRPKNRKKAAAASSSYQSDGVTNNNIFNLPTSDYKVMVLVTIVAAVVRLFRIYQPTSVVFDEVHFGGFATKYIKGRFFMDVHPPLAKLLITLAGWLAGFKGDFDFKEIGKDYLEPGVPYVAMRMLPAILGVLTVPIMFLTLKATGCRTATAVLGAGAILFENGLVTQSRFILLDSPLVFFTALTALAFTCFTNQHELGPSHAFRGPWWFWLAATGLCLGATLSVKWVGLFTVAWVGSLTILQLWVVLGDTNNVTPRLWFKHFFARVFCLIVIPLGFYCAMFAIHFLCLVNPGEGDGFMSSEFQATLNSKGMAAVPADVVFGSRLSLRHHNTQGGYLHSHSHMYPTGSKQQQITLYPHKDDNNLFVAENQTQPLGPDGAEIMGPLAWDNITTNYIEDGAVIRLNHILTGRRIHSHNERPPVTDVDWQFEVSAYGYEGFPGDANDYWRVEIVKSMSDGEESKKRLRTIQSKFRLVHVMTGCVLFSHKVKLPEWGFDQQEVTCAKSASMPNSIWYIENNKHPMIPPDAEKVTYRNPGFFGKFFELQKVMWTTNAGLTDSHAWDSRPPSWPTLLRGINFWGRDHRQVYLFGNPFVWYLSTAAVLVYVVFKGISAIRWQRNCGDYRNSTFKRFDYEIGTAVLGWGFHYFPFYLMARQLFLHHYFPALYFAILALAQQFDFITNRISSLGLPSRPTVGKALAGVFLGLTIFTFTLYSPLVYGSPWTKDACRQVKLLNTWDFDCNTFYADLNQYVTQFAGVNQAIPTTPAAIPQSSKPAQVQPKQEKQEKKEKKEEKKQENFEKKEGKKEQKPGKDENPKASITTSTPKIRGTQARVEYRDQQGNILDEAVVESLRKEGKVSFETKHETRTRLEHGHIVDVVDGKVAPPHPDVEGQNPETQEKPEEIAEDSPAAAASAGSSVEEPRSPEAKPASEGNEATP from the exons ATGGCGCCGCAATCCAAGAACACCTTGGACGTTCGCCCTACACGGGCCTCGTCTCGCTCCCCCAGTCGCTCGCCCCGGCCGAAGAACcgcaagaaggctgctgctgcctcctcgAGCTATCAATCAGATGGCGTcacaaataataatatattcaatCTCCCAACGTCCGATTACAAGGTTATGGTTCTGGTGACAATAGTTGCCGCCGTGGTGCGGCTCTTCAGAATCTACCAGCCGACAAGCGTTGTCTTTGATGAAGTGCA CTTCGGTGGATTCGCGACGAAATATATCAAGGGCCGCTTCTTCATGGACGTTCACCCTCCTCTCGCCAAACTCCTCATTACACTGGCCGGATGGCTTGCTGGGTTTAAGGGCGACTTTGATTTCAAGGAGATTGGAAAGGATTATCTTGAACCCGGGGTGCCTTATGTGGCGATGCGAATGCTCCCCGCAATCCTGGGAGTCCTGACAGTGCCAATTATGTTCTTGACTTTGAAGGCTACGGGTTGTCGTACCGCCACCGCTGTGCTGGGTGCTGGTGCCATCCTCTTTG AGAATGGATTAGTCACACAATCTCGCTTTATCCTCTTGGACTCTCCCCTAGTGTTTTTTACGGCCCTCACTGCTCTAGCCTTCACTTGCTTCACAAATCAGCATGAACTGGGTCCGTCGCATGCCTTCCGCGGACCCTGGTGGTTTTGGCTGGCAGCTACTGGCTTGTGTTTAGGTGCTACTCTGAGCGTCAAGTGGGTCGGTCTGTTTACAGTTGCCTGGGTTGGTTCTCTGACTATCCTGCAACTGTGGGTGGTACTCGGCGACACAAATAATGTCACTCCC CGCCTCTGGTTCAAACATTTCTTTGCCCGGGTGTTCTGCTTGATTGTGATTCCCTTGGGATTCTATTGCGCTATGTTCGCAATCCATTTCCTATGCTTGGTAAATCCGGGAGAGGGTGACGGATTTATGTCCTCTGAATTCCAGGCTACTCTGAACTCCAAGGGCATGGCAGCTGTGCCTGCAGACGTTGTCTTCGGCTCACGTCTTAGCCTCCGCCACCATAATACGCAGGGGGGATATCTACATTCCCACAGTCATATGTACCCCACCGGCagcaagcagcagcagattaCCCTGTACCCTCACAAGGATGACAACAATCTATTCGTTGCCGAGAATCAGACCCAACCTCTTGGCCCCGATGGGGCAGAAATTATGGGGCCCCTTGCGTGGGACAATATCACTACAAATTATATCGAGGACGGCGCTGTTATTCGACTCAACCACATATTGACCGGCCGACGAATTCACTCGCACAATGAGCGGCCTCCAGTGACTGACGTCGACTGGCAATTCGAAGTTTCTGCATACGGATACGAAGGATTTCCTGGCGATGCGAACGATTACTGGCGCGTTGAAATCGTCAAGTCTATGTCAGACGGAGAGGAATCAAAGAAACGACTACGGACTATTCAGTCAAAATTCAGACTTGTTCACGTTATGACCGGCTGCGTTCTATTCTCCCACAAGGTCAAACTTCCCGAATGGGGGTTCGATCAACAGGAAGTTACCTGCGCAAAGAGCGCCTCTATGCCTAACAGCATTTGGTACATTGAAAACAACAAGCATCCAATGATACCTCCAGATGCGGAGAAGGTCACCTACCGAAACCCCGGCTTTTTTGGCAAGTTCTTCGAACTCCAGAAGGTGATGTGGACTACCAACGCCGGGCTGACGGATTCCCACGCCTGGGACTCCCGCCCACCATCATGGCCAACTCTGCTCCGTGGTATCAATTTCTGGGGTAGAGACCACCGTCAGGTCTACCTCTTCGGGAACCCATTTGTCTGGTATTTGTCTACCGCAGCTGTTTTGGTTTATGTGGTCTTCAAGGGAATTTCTGCTATCCGCTGGCAACGGAACTGTGGTGATTATCGCAATTCCACCTTTAAAAGATTCGACTATGAAATTGGTACTGCGGTGCTCGGCTGGGGTTTCCACTATTTCCCGTTCTATCTCATGGCACGCCAGCTCTTCTTACACCACTATTTCCCTGCGCTGTATTTCGCTATCTTAGCACTGGCCCAGCAGTTTGACTTCATCACGAACCGTATCAGCAGCTTGGGCCTTCCCTCACGGCCTACCGTTGGAAAAGCTCTGGCTGGTGTCTTCCTCGGGCTCACGATCTTCACATTCACTCTTTACTCTCCTCTCGTCTATGGCAGCCCATGGACAAAGGATGCCTGTCGGCAAGTCAAACTCCTGAATACATGGGACTTTGACTGCAATACTTTCTATGCTGAC TTGAACCAATATGTGACCCAGTTTGCAGGCGTAAACCAGGCTATTCCAACGACGCCAGCAGCTATCCCCCAATCTTCCAAGCCTGCCCAGGTTCAGCCAAAGCAAGAaaagcaggagaagaaggagaagaaggaggagaagaagcaagAGAActtcgaaaagaaagagggaaagaaagaacaaaAGCCCGGTAAAGATGAAAATCCCAAGGCGAGCATCACAACAAGCACTCCAAAAATTCGCGGAACCCAGGCGCGAGTAGAGTACCGTGACCAACAAGGAAATATCCTTGATGAGGCTGTGGTTGAATCACTGCGAAAGGAGGGCAAGGTATCGTTCGAGACGAAGCACGAGACCCGAACCCGCCTAGAGCATGGCCATATAGTCGATGTTGTTGACGGCAAGGTtgcccctcctcatccagatgTTGAAGGCCAAAACCCTGAAACCCAGGAGAAGCCTGAGGAAATTGCGGAAGATAGCCCAGCCGCCGCAGCTAGTGCAGGAAGCTCTGTGGAAGAGCCCAGGTCCCCCGAAGCCAAGCCAGCCAGTGAGGGAAATGAGGCGACACCCTGA
- the SEC2 gene encoding guanine nucleotide exchange factor SEC2 (COG:U;~EggNog:ENOG410PJPE;~InterPro:IPR040351,IPR009449;~PFAM:PF06428;~go_function: GO:0005085 - guanyl-nucleotide exchange factor activity [Evidence IEA]) — MADLIAFHSYYSHQSFLSPSNMIPRPSHKRSLSSGNRSASPDRQVTKAKSTNDLSKIAATTPATAVRSSSEGGLTDAGFSTLKDPRLVPSSESSESSTPPSHHPDLNDEVATLSSKLVQAINNQTKLDDTLVATRQELEQAQDKARALELENAKYRRDIDEGVYVKKADMDDGFARLEASLEEEKTQRIMIEKEKKGIEQELETLTAALFEEANKMVAAAKLEREAVEKKNEQLRSQVKDTESLLASHQEQLAELKSVLQVMNISKDDLDGRTAISTAPPSPAGPLQPPAFTRKSMEATDIPSDVICAEIAPGPSTSFPELIKTVCRTDVLGYEDFRELFTAAKSSKPPSRATSGSYSGLNVMSLASFSGAGFGSASSSPSKSQTHSPNGSVSSPQPATASIPLKDARFYKRALMEDIEPTLRLDAAPGISWLTRRSVLSGICEGSLVVEPMPSNVKKYEFPCSLCGERRNGFDNERTHRFRTSDSETAQRYPLCVLCLERVRSCCEFTGYLRLILDGHIHAEDSDDLQEAWEETVRLRERMFWSRIGGGIVPIFAQTSAPEDQPEERQPDVNTPIQKPVVKIEQSDIQNATLDQEKIAANIQHVAADAMT; from the exons ATGGCAGA TTTAATCGCCTTCCATTCCTACTACTCTCACCAGAGTTTCCTCTCACCCTCAAACATGATTCCACGCCCCAGCCACAAACGCTCCCTTTCCTCTGGTAATAGGTCTGCTTCGCCAGATCGACAAGTTACGAAAGCCAAATCCACAAATGACCTTTCGAAAATCGCCGCCACAACCCCGGCTACAGCCGTTCGATCCTCAAGTGAAGGCGGATTAACCGACGCTGGTTTCAGCACGTTGAAGGACCCGAGACTTGTACCGAGCTCTGAATCATCAGAATCGTCTACACCACCTTCGCATCACCCAGATCTCAACGATGAAGTCGCAACGTTGAGTTCAAAGCTAGTACAAGCCATCAACAATCAGACAAAGCTCGACGATACTCTAGTCGCCACCCGTCAGGAATTGGAGCAAGCCCAGGACAAGGCCCGCGCCCTAGAGTTAGAGAACGCTAAATACCGACGGGACATTGATGAGGGGGTATATGTGAAGAAAGCCGACATGGACGATGGATTTGCGCGTCTGGAAGCCtctttggaagaggagaagacgcAGCGTATTATgatcgagaaggaaaagaaaggcaTTGAACAGGAACTAGAAACACTCACTGCGGCTCTTTTCGAGGAAGCGAACAAG AtggttgctgctgccaaaCTCGAGCGCGAAGCTGTGGAGAAGAAAAACGAACAGTTGCGCTCTCAAGTCAAAGACACAGAGTCGCTCCTCGCCTCGCATCAGGAACAACTGGCCGAGTTGAAATCCGTCCTTCAGGTTATGAATATTTCAAAAGATGACCTTGATGGCCGCACAGCTATTTCTACAGCgccaccttctccagctggccCTTTACAACCACCCGCATTTACAAGGAAGAGCATGGAAGCTACAGATATTCCTAGCGATGTTATATGCGCCGAGATCGCTCCAGGCCCTTCTACAAGCTTCCCTGAGCTCATCAAGACTGTATGTCGAACTGACGTACTAGGGTACGAAGATTTTCGGGAGCTATTTACTGCAGCAAAAAGCTCTAAACCACCAAGTCGAGCGACCAGTGGGTCATATTCTGGGTTGAATGTCATGAGCTTAGCTAGTTTCAGCGGCGCGGGATTCGgctcggcctcctcgtcaccctCCAAATCTCAGACCCATTCACCGAATGGAAGTGtttcctcgccgcagccagcAACTGCGAGCATTCCTCTGAAGGATGCGCGTTTTTACAAGCGCGCACTTATGGAAGATATTGAACCGACTCTTAGACTTGACGCAGCTCCAGGAATATCTTGGCTAACCAGACGATCTGTACTAAGTGGTATCTGTGAAGGAAGTCTTGTTGTCGAGCCGATGCCATCAAATGTCAAGAAATATGAGTTTCCGTGCTCTCTCTGCGGCGAACGGCGGAACGGCTTTGATAACGAGCGGACCCACCGTTTCCGAACTTCTGACAGTGAAACAGCGCAGCGATATCCGTTGTGTGTCCTCTGCCTAGAGAGGGTGCGCTCGTGCTGTGAGTTTACAGGCTATCTTCGACTCATTCTTGACGGCCACATCCACGCCGAAGATTCCGACGATTTACAGGAAGCATGGGAAGAAACAGTTCGCCTAAGAGAGAGGATGTTTTGGTCCAGAATTGGCGGTGGGATCGTACCCATTTTCGCTCAAACGAGTGCCCCAGAAGACCAGCCCGAAGAGCGCCAGCCCGATGTCAATACTCCTATCCAAAAACCCGTGGTGAAAATCGAACAGAGCGATATACAGAACGCTACTCTTGATCAGGAGAAAATTGCTGCAAACATTCAGCATGTCGCGGCAGACGCCATGACATAA
- a CDS encoding uncharacterized protein (COG:S;~EggNog:ENOG410PQWI;~InterPro:IPR039965;~TransMembrane:1 (i46-65o)) → MSSIAAMASRRAFARQAVFRAPQRRLYSSKMEESSLDKAPKRDPELYVLLGVMSGAFLIAGWYFGKKPTSVTSESNVRIPDSSMPWEREDEGGKSYKYQYHPGGDKNQPLRNAPSALNTVIVPNVTLPEDLHERFNKYGKEEYDF, encoded by the exons ATGTCTTCAATTGCTGCCATGGCCTCTCGCCGGGCCTTTGCCCGCCAGGCTGTTTTCCGCGCTCCCCAGCGCCGCCTTTACAGCTCCAAGATGGAGGAATCAAGCCTCGACAAGGCTCCCAAGCGTGACCCCGAGCTCTAT GTTTTGCTCGGTGTTATGTCTGGTGCTTTCTTGATTGCTGGCTG GTACTTCGGCAAGAAGCCCACCTCCGTCACCTCCGAGAGCAACGTCCGCATCCCCGACAGCTCTATGCCCTGGGAgcgtgaggacgagggcggcAAATCCTACAAGTACCAGTACCACCCCGGTGGTGACAAGAACCAGCCCCTGAGGAACGCCCCCAGTGCTCTGAACACTGTCATTGTTCCCAACGTTACTCTGCCAGAG GACCTCCACGAACGTTTCAACAAGTACGGCAAGGAGGAATACGATTTTTAG
- the PRP21 gene encoding putative pre-mRNA splicing factor (BUSCO:EOG09264RIE;~COG:A;~EggNog:ENOG410PG4Z;~InterPro:IPR035967,IPR022030,IPR000061;~PFAM:PF01805,PF12230;~go_function: GO:0003723 - RNA binding [Evidence IEA];~go_process: GO:0006396 - RNA processing [Evidence IEA]) has product MASVSNGNTPTVPDDVGKHPEGVVLPPKDIRAIVEKTAGYVARNGAVFEDRVREKERNNPKFSFLSLNDPYAPFYQWRLNEIKEGRGTDVSAGRPGEPTPTPAPEAPKGPVEPPEFHFSARMPIINAQDLEVVRLTALFVAKRGKSFMTALSQREARNFQFDFLRPQHSLYQFFTRLVDQYTILLRPEGVDEATSQKKRMAELRHNVKNRFHILERARERAEWVKYQEQQKQKKEEEEEAERIEYAQIDWHDFVVVETVLFTEADDQADLPPPTSLNDLQSASLEQKAMMSLNPLRIEEAMPTEMETPTYYNAYPTQQEPQPAVQPVGPVYSPQPQPPQAVPIPPVAATAAAQEEEQRIRERMEAREQAAAAKAAPGQQPMRIRSDYVPRAQARRQNAAGAMALCPNCKQQIPEAELQQHMRIEMLDPRWREQQAKTQARTATTNLSTADVVGNLKRLASQRSDVFDSTALQGVPDPEEEARKKRMAFEGAPGAGPQQQGPMGGPQNPQNMNIEDQIRHLHERYKQ; this is encoded by the exons ATGGCATCCGTGAGTAATGGCAATACGCCAACCGTCCCGGACGATGTGGGCAAACATCCCGAGGGGGTGGTCTTGCCACCAAAGGACATTCGAG CGATCGTTGAGAAGACAGCTGGCTATGTTGCCCGGAATGGCGCTGTATTTGAAG ATCGCGTACGCGAAAAGGAACGGAACAATCCTAAATTTTCCTTCCTAAGCTTGAATGACCCGTATGCACCATTCTACCAATGGCGTCTCAATGAGATcaaggaggggagagggacTGATGTGTCTGCTGGCCGCCCAGGCGagccgactccgactccagcACCCGAAGCCCCCAAAGGACCTGTAGAACCTCCAGAGTTCCACTTCTCAGCACGAATGCCGATCATCAATGCGCAAGATTTGGAAGTTGTCAGGCTCACAGCTCTTTTTGTAGCCAAACGGGGAAAGTCTTTTATGACGGCTCTTTCTCAGCGAGAAGCGAGGAACTTCCAGTTTGATTTCCTTCGACCACAGCACAGTCTCTATCAGTTTTTTACGCGATTGGTCGACCAGTACACTATTCTTTTGCGACCAGAGGGCGTCGATGAAGCTACTTctcagaagaagagaatggCAGAACTAAGGCACAATGTGAAGAATAGGTTTCATATTCTAGAGCGCGCAAGGGAGCGCGCGGAATGGGTGAAATACcaggagcagcagaaacaaaagaaggaagaagaggaagaagctgagcGGATAGAGTATGCGCAAATTGACTGGCATGACTTCGTGGTCGTGGAAACGGTTCTCTTCACGGAAGCAGACGATCAAGCCGACCTGCCTCCGCCAACCTCCCTAAACGACCTGCAGTCGGCTTCCCTAGAGCAGAAAGCAATGATGTCGCTCAATCCTCTCCGCATTGAAGAAGCAATGCCAACCGAAATGGAAACACCCACGTACTACAACGCCTACCCCACACAGCAAGAACCGCAGCCCGCCGTTCAACCAGTCGGTCCTGTGTATTCCCCTCAGCCGCAACCACCACAAGCCGTTCCAATTCCGCCAGTTgccgcaacagctgcagcccaagaagaagagcaacgTATCCGAGAACGCATGGAGGCCCGTGAACaagctgccgccgccaaagccgctCCGGGCCAGCAACCAATGCGCATCCGCTCCGACTACGTCCCACGTGCGCAAGCTCGCCGCCAGAACGCCGCAGGTGCTATGGCTCTCTGTCCAAACTGTAAACAACAAATTCCCGAAGCAGAATTGCAACAACACATGCGCATTGAAATGCTGGACCCCCGCTGGCGAGAACAGCAGGCCAAGACCCAGGCTCGAACCGCAACAACCAACCTTTCTACAGCAGACGTGGTTGGTAATCTCAAACGACTTGCTAGTCAGCGAAGCGACGTATTTGATTCTACTGCTCTCCAAGGCGTTCCTGAtcccgaggaagaggccagGAAGAAGCGTATGGCGTTTGAAGGAGCCCCGGGAGCCgggccgcagcagcagggccCTATGGGCGGGCCACAGAACCCTCAAAACATGAATATCGAGGATCAGATCAGGCATCTTCATGAGCGGTATAAGCAATGA
- the erf2 gene encoding palmitoyltransferase ERF2 (BUSCO:EOG09264FYY;~COG:S;~EggNog:ENOG410PGMU;~InterPro:IPR001594;~PFAM:PF01529;~TransMembrane:4 (i297-321o327-349i442-467o487-509i);~go_function: GO:0016409 - palmitoyltransferase activity [Evidence IEA]) codes for MAFQSSNSENNESTNPPTQHSLGLPRPPSVGGISSRVTDVSEDGDNSRTNTMSSQVPQSRPSVSRRGPPPARSSIASANQIRPESSGSRLSRTHIPSLAASGFFRPMSSQRLQAHRGRPVTKETTASTEDWGDQTNHNRRSLISNSTFPNSLPAVEQEVPPSRDTEFTDPIIPDRNNSNASPTVDTTVRSESANLIHDRERPPQLNLGVNYRGTNEIETPQRSPLSFLSLQNRNGHAENRDSRTHERLSSADSSPKSIEKRAEPVKKGNKGKNYEYFVGNTIFWGGGRFQNSRDKPVNIATGFLVLVPTGLFFGFSAPWLWYNISPAIPVVFGYIFYLCFSSFIHASVVDPGIIPRNLHQMPPPDPSEDPLAVGPPTNDWVMVKLATSDVAAMDVPVKYCKTCSIWRPPRCYHCRVCDNCVETLDHHCVWLNNCVGRRNYRYFFAFVSTSTLLALFLLGASLAHILVYRSREGISFGDTIDKWRVPFAMVIYGALAAPYPASLWAYHLFLVGRGETTREYLNSHKFAKADRHRPFTQGNMIRNWMAVFGRARPPTYMQFKEYYQEGDQRLSTMKRKFLPRNTEPQNDIEMQRVPPPN; via the exons ATGGCGTTCCAGTCAAGCAATTCGGAAAACAATGAATCCACAAATCCCCCCACACAGCATTCTTTGGGTCTCCCGCGCCCCCCGTCCGTCGGGGGTATTTCGTCGCGAGTGACGGATGTGTCTGAGGATGGCGACAATTCACGGACAAATACTATGTCGTCACAGGTACCACAGTCGCGACCATCTGTGTCCCGAAGAGGGCCTCCGCCAGCAAGGAGCTCCATTGCTTCTGCCAACCAAATAAGACCAGAAAGCTCGGGAAGCAGGTTAAGCCGCACTCACATCCCGTCGCTCGCTGCGTCCGGCTTCTTCCGGCCCATGTCATCGCAACGCCTGCAAGCTCATCGAGGCCGTCCGGTAACAAAGGAGACGACCGCTTCGACAGAGGATTGGGGGGATCAAACCAACCACAACAGACGGAGCTTAATATCGAACAGCACCTTCCCAAACTCTCTTCCAGCAGTGGAGCAAGAGGTTCCCCCTTCGCGCGATACCGAGTTCACCGACCCCATTATCCCGGATAGAAACAACTCAAACGCCAGTCCTACAGTAGATACGACGGTGAGAAGTGAAAGTGCAAACCTTATACATGACAGGGAACGCCCTCCACAACTCAACCTAGGCGTGAACTACAGAGGCACAAACGAAATTGAGACCCCCCAAAGATCCccgctttcttttctctcgcTGCAGAATAGGAATGGCCACGCAGAAAATCGCGATAGCAGAACGCATGAGCGGTTGTCGTCCGCCGATTCGTCACCAAAATCTATTGAAAAGAGGGCGGAGCCGGTAAAGAAGGGAAACAAAGGCAAAAACTACGAGTATTTCGTCGGGAACACCATCTTTTGGGGAGGGGGCAGGTTCCAAAATTCCAGAGACAAACCGGTCAACATTGCAACAGGGTTCCTCGTGCTTGTACCCACGGGCCTGTTCTTCGGGTTTTC GGCTCCCTGGCTGTGGTACAACATATCTCCAGCTATCCCGGTTGTGTTTGGCTATATCTTCTATCTATGCTTCTCCTCATTCATACACGCATCTGTGGTTGATCCCGGG ATCATTCCTCGTAATCTCCATCAGATGCCTCCCCCTGACCCATCCGAAGATCCTCTCGCTGTAGGCCCACCGACGAACGACTGGGTAATGGTGAAGCTCGCAACCTCTGATGTCGCCGCCATGGATGTACCCGTCAAGTACTGCAAGACCTGCTCAATCTGGCGGCCCCCGCGGTGTTATCACTGTCGCGTCTGTGATAATTGCGTTGAGACCCTTGATCATCACTGTGTTTGGCTGAACAACTGTGTTGGCCGCCGAAACTACCGATATTTCTTTGCTTTCGTCAGCACCTCTACGTTACTCGCCCTCTTCTTACTGGGTGCGAGCTTAGCGCACATTCTGGTGTATCGATCACGAGAGGGTATTAGTTTTGGCGACACCATCGATAAGTGGAGAGTGCCTTTTGCCATGGTGATATACGGAGCTCTAGCCGCACCCTATCCCGCCTCGTTATGGGCATATCATCTCTTCCTTGTTGGCCGCGGCGAAACTACCCGCGAATACTTGAACTCGCACAAATTTGCCAAGGCCGACCGTCACCGTCCTTTCACACAAGGGAACATGATCCGAAATTGGATGGCAGTATTTGGGCGAGCGCGGCCACCAACATACATGCAATTCAAAGAATACTATCAAGAAGGAGACCAACGACTGAGTACGATGAAGCGAAAATTTCTTCCTCGCAATACTGAACCGCAAAACGATATTGAGATGCAGCGTGTACCTCCTCCCAACTGA
- a CDS encoding DNA-binding protein (BUSCO:EOG09265HEP;~COG:D;~EggNog:ENOG410PS00;~InterPro:IPR002836,IPR036883;~PFAM:PF01984;~go_function: GO:0003677 - DNA binding [Evidence IEA]) — translation MADAELEEIRRARLAQLQQQGGGPGGGPGPSEGGQEDQRKQVEAERRASILNQILEPEAADRLGRIRMVKESRAMDIENRLIMLAQTGQLRQKVTEEQLKQLLNAVAENQRKDEEEQKIVITRRKGGWDDDDDLLDL, via the exons ATGGCAGACGCAGAGCTAGAGGAG ATCAGGCGAGCTCGCCTTGCGCAACTCCAGCAACAGGGCGGCGGCCCCGGGGGTGGCCCCGGGCCATCAGAGGGTGGCCAAGAAGACCAAAGGAA ACAAGTTGAAG CCGAACGACGCGCCAGTATTCTAAACCAGATCCTCGAACCGGAGGCCGCAGATCGCCTAGGGCGTATCCGCATGGTGAAGGAGTCTCGTGCTATGGATATTGAGAACAGACTCATCATGCTTGCGCAGACAGGTCAACTACGACAAAAGGTCACAGAAGAACAACTCAAACAGCTTCTTAATGCTGTGGCGGAGAATCAGcgcaaggacgaggaggagcagaagatCGTGATTACTCGGCGTAAAGGCGGAtgggatgatgacgacgatctGCTAGATCTGTGA
- the coq4 gene encoding ubiquinone biosynthesis protein COQ4 (BUSCO:EOG092643VB;~COG:H;~EggNog:ENOG410PGMW;~InterPro:IPR007715,IPR027540;~PFAM:PF05019;~go_component: GO:0005743 - mitochondrial inner membrane [Evidence IEA];~go_process: GO:0006744 - ubiquinone biosynthetic process [Evidence IEA]), with product MSLLKRPGPIARNVREIALPCADIPRPACSRSVSGLNRPSPKYSHHVPLGFFEKGFLAIGSAVGALLNPRRADLIATLGEVTATPYFIYRLRNAMLQDPTGRQILRDRPRITSETLPLPYLRSLPENSVGRSYAAWLDREGVSPDTRDNVQYIDDPECAYVMQRYRECHDFYHAVTGLPTFVEGELALKAFEFLNTLIPMTGLSMAASVRLKPAERERLFSLYLPWAVRSGLSSKELINVYWEKVLEKDVDELRAELGIEKPPDMRDIRRMIRMQKKREKERLEGKRS from the exons ATGTCGCTTTTGAAGAGGCCCGGACCTATTGCTCGCAATGTGCGTGAGATCGCACTACCATGCGCAGACATCCCACGGCCCGCATGCTCGCGCTCTGTTTCCGGCCTCAATCGCCCGTCACCAAAATATTCCCATCATGTCCCGCTCGGTTTTTTCGAGAAGGGGTTTCTCGCCATTGGCTCTGCCGTAGGCGCACTTCTCAATCCTCGAAGAGCTG ACCTAATCGCAACCCTCGGCGAAGTAACCGCAACGCCATACTTTATATATCGACTCCGAAATGCTATGCTCCAAGATCCCACAGGTCGACAAATTCTCCGCGATCGCCCACGCATAACCTCCGAAACGCTCCCTCTTCCCTACCTCCGTTCCCTCCCCGAGAACTCTGTCGGACGTTCCTACGCTGCATGGCTAGACAGGGAAGGCGTATCCCCAGATACCCGCGATAATGTGCAGTACATCGATGACCCAGAATGCGCATACGTCATGCAGCGATACCGGGAGTGCCACGATTTTTACCACGCTGTGACTGGGCTTCCTACATTCGTAGAGGGCGAGCTGGCGCTCAAGGCGTTTGAATTCCTGAACACATTGATCCCGATGACGGGACTTAGCATGGCTGCATCTGTGCGGTTGAAGCCTGCGGAACGGGAAAGGCTATTTTCGTTGTATCTTCCTTGGGCGGTGCGCAGTGGACTGTCCAGTAAGGAGCTAATCAATGTTTATTGGGAGAAGGTTCTAGAAAAGGATGTTGACGAATTGCGGGCAGAGCTGGGGATTGAGAAGCCACCCGATATGAGAGACATTCGACGAATGATAAGGATGCAGAAGAAACGGGAGAAGGAACGGTTGGAGGGTAAGAGATCCTAG